The following DNA comes from Streptomyces globosus.
GCGAGTCCTCCACCCGCGCCCCCTGGTGCCACGCCACCGCCTGGATCAAGGAGTGGCCCATGACCCCCGTCGGCGTGAACTTCCTCGCCCCGCTCCTCGTCCACACCCCCGACGTCATCCGCACCGTCGCCGTCACCATGGACCTCGAACCCACCGAGATCGCCATCGAGCGGATGCTCACCGAGAAGACCAACGACGAAGCGGACGCCTCCCGCGCCGCGAAGATGAACCGCACCGTCGACCCCCGCGACATCGCCGCCCACGGCCGGCTCGACCAAAGAGGTGAAGATCTCGCCAGCGGTGCGGCAGGAGTCAACCTCGTCGGGTACATCACCGTGTCCTCGCGTTCACCGGAGGCCCTCGCCCGCGACAAGAGGACCATCCGCGCCTCGGCCGGCAAGTCCTACCTGAAGCTGGAGTGGTGCGACCGCGAACACCACCGCGCCTTCGTCAACACCCTGCCGTTCGCCACCGGCATCCGACGCTAGCTGGAGGGAAAGGCCGCCATGCGAGACCCGCTGTCCGCCCTCACGGACGCCTTCACCAGCTTCCTGTTCGGCAAGGTCGAGACGACCCGCCTGCCCGTCCGCACCTCCACCGGCCAGGCCCAGGCCGTCTACCTGCCCACCGCCGCCCCCGGCCTCGGCGACTCCGGCGTGATCATCGGCCGCGAGGTCTACAGCGGCAAGGGGTACATCTACGACCCCTTCCAGCTGTACGGCCAGCAGCTCCCCGCCCCGCACTGGCTGGTCCTCGGCGAGTCCGGCAACGGCAAGTCCGCCCTGGAGAAGACGTACGTCCTGCGCCAGCTCCGCTTCCGCGACCGCCAGGTCGTCGTCCTCGACGCCCAGGGCGAGGACGGCGTCGGCGAATGGAACCTCATCGCACAGCAGCTGGGGATAACCCCCATCCGCCTGGACCCCGTCGCCGCCAACGACGGCGGGATCCGCCTCAACCCCCTCGACCCGGCCATCACCACGACCGGCCAGCTCGCCCTGCTCCGCACCATCATCGAGGTGGCGCTCGGCCACGGCCTCGACGAACGCTCCGGCTTCGCCCTGAAGGTCGCCCACGCCTACGTCGTCGACACCATCCGCGACCGCCAGCCCGTCCTCACCGACATCGTCGAGCAGCTCCGCCACCCCGAACCCGGCTCCGCCGAGGCCATGAACGTCGACATAGACGACGTACGGGCCTGGGGCCTCGACGTCGCACTCGTCCTCGACCGCCTCGTCGACGGCGACCTGCGCGGCATGTTCGACGGGCCCACGACCGTCGGCATCGACCTCGACGCCCCACTGATCGTCTTCGACCTCTCCCACATCGACCGCAACTCCATCGCCATGCCCATCCTCATGGCGATCGTCGGCGTGTGGCTGGAGCACACCTGGATCCGCCCGGACCGCAAGAAGCGCATCTTCCTCGTCGAAGAGGCCTGGCACATCATCAACAGCCCCTTCGTCGCCCAGCTGTTCCAGCGCCTCCTCAAGTTCGGCCGGCGCCTCGGCCTGTCCTTCGTCGCCGTCGTCCACCACCTGTCCGACGTCGTCGACGGCGCGGCCGCCCGCGAGGCCGCCGCCATCCTCAAGATGGCCTCGACCCGCACGATCTACGCCCAGAAAGCCGACGAGGCACGCGCCACCGGACGCGTCCTCGGCCTGCCCCGGTGGGCGGTGGAGATCATCCCCACCCTCACCCCGGGCATCGCCGTGTGGGACGTCAACGGCAACGTCCAGGTCGTCAAACACCTGATCACCGAAGCCGAACGCCCCCTCGTCTACACCGACCGCGCGATGACGGAGTCCGCCACCGCGCACCCCCTCCCCGACGACCTGCTGGCGGCCGAACTGGAGGCGGAGCAGCGCGCCCTGCTCATGGAACGCCACCAGGGCGGCGGACCGGGATCCGCGACGACGGTGGCGTGAGGGGCCGG
Coding sequences within:
- a CDS encoding ATP-binding protein → MRDPLSALTDAFTSFLFGKVETTRLPVRTSTGQAQAVYLPTAAPGLGDSGVIIGREVYSGKGYIYDPFQLYGQQLPAPHWLVLGESGNGKSALEKTYVLRQLRFRDRQVVVLDAQGEDGVGEWNLIAQQLGITPIRLDPVAANDGGIRLNPLDPAITTTGQLALLRTIIEVALGHGLDERSGFALKVAHAYVVDTIRDRQPVLTDIVEQLRHPEPGSAEAMNVDIDDVRAWGLDVALVLDRLVDGDLRGMFDGPTTVGIDLDAPLIVFDLSHIDRNSIAMPILMAIVGVWLEHTWIRPDRKKRIFLVEEAWHIINSPFVAQLFQRLLKFGRRLGLSFVAVVHHLSDVVDGAAAREAAAILKMASTRTIYAQKADEARATGRVLGLPRWAVEIIPTLTPGIAVWDVNGNVQVVKHLITEAERPLVYTDRAMTESATAHPLPDDLLAAELEAEQRALLMERHQGGGPGSATTVA